A genome region from Acinetobacter lwoffii includes the following:
- the ppk1 gene encoding polyphosphate kinase 1, translating to MNTAASTTSAQPEYTYNDRYINRELSILDFHLRVLEQAVDPLHPLLERMNFLLIFSRNLDEFFEIRVAGMMEQLDLDNESRSPDGLTPKQVLEQISKTAHAAIERQYRILNEEILPKLREEDICFLRRGELTPAQSAWIKKYFQEQVAPVLTPISLDPAHPFPRLVNKSLNFIVTLEGKDAFGRQIDLAVVPAPRSLPRVVRLPDELTDGKEHHVMLSAIIHEHVSDLFPGMTATGCYQFRVTRNADLALNEDVEDLAKALKGELSSRRFGRAVRLEVTENCPQHIYEYLLNEFDLDDEQLYKVAGPVNLARLLSNFKRPHLRYDSHTPIIPKVLKKSENIFSAMQKQDILLHHPFESFAPVISLLREAARDPQVLAIKQTLYRSGPDSEIVQVLAEAARNGKEVTAVIELRARFDEESNIAVANVLQEAGAVVVYGIVGYKTHAKMILVVRRENNKLVRYVHLGTGNYHAGNARIYTDYGLLTTDKDLCEDVHRIFQELTGMGKMAKLKKLLHAPFTLHAQLLNYIDNEIAYAQAGKPAQIIVKVNALTEMQLINKLYEASQAGVQIDLIIRSICSLRPGLPGLSENIRVRSIVGRFLEHTRVYYFSNNGSARIYCSSADWMDRNLFNRVEACFPVEDEALKKRIYQQGLLNYLKDNQQSWLLQGDGTWLRAQPKEGEKPHNAQRILLELFK from the coding sequence ATGAATACGGCAGCCAGCACAACTTCAGCACAGCCCGAATATACATATAATGATCGTTATATTAATCGCGAACTGTCTATCCTAGACTTTCATTTACGTGTCCTGGAACAGGCTGTCGATCCTTTACATCCATTGCTCGAACGCATGAATTTCCTGTTGATTTTCTCGCGTAATCTGGACGAGTTTTTTGAAATCCGGGTCGCAGGAATGATGGAACAGCTGGATCTGGACAATGAAAGTCGGAGTCCGGATGGCTTGACTCCAAAGCAGGTTTTAGAACAGATTTCTAAAACAGCACATGCCGCCATTGAACGCCAGTACCGTATTTTAAATGAAGAAATTTTGCCAAAACTGCGTGAAGAAGATATTTGCTTCTTGCGCCGTGGTGAGCTGACTCCGGCACAATCTGCCTGGATTAAAAAATACTTTCAGGAGCAGGTTGCGCCGGTTCTCACTCCGATCAGTCTGGACCCTGCACATCCATTCCCGCGACTGGTGAATAAATCACTGAACTTTATTGTCACGCTGGAAGGGAAAGATGCCTTTGGCCGTCAGATTGATCTGGCTGTGGTACCTGCACCGCGTTCTCTGCCACGCGTGGTGCGTTTACCGGATGAACTGACCGATGGAAAAGAACATCATGTGATGCTGTCGGCGATTATTCATGAGCATGTGTCTGATCTGTTCCCAGGGATGACAGCGACTGGGTGTTATCAGTTCCGTGTTACCCGGAATGCCGATTTGGCCTTGAATGAAGATGTCGAAGATCTGGCCAAGGCGCTCAAAGGCGAGCTTAGCTCACGCCGTTTTGGTCGTGCGGTACGTCTGGAAGTGACAGAAAATTGTCCGCAGCATATTTATGAATATCTGCTGAATGAATTTGATCTGGACGACGAGCAGCTTTATAAAGTCGCCGGCCCGGTCAATCTGGCACGTTTGCTGTCTAATTTTAAACGTCCGCATTTACGTTATGACTCGCATACTCCCATCATTCCTAAAGTACTAAAAAAATCTGAAAATATTTTTAGTGCGATGCAGAAACAGGATATTTTGCTGCATCATCCCTTTGAATCTTTTGCCCCGGTCATTTCATTATTACGTGAAGCGGCACGCGATCCGCAAGTACTGGCGATCAAGCAAACCTTGTACCGTAGTGGGCCAGATTCTGAAATTGTGCAAGTGTTGGCAGAGGCTGCCCGCAATGGCAAGGAAGTGACCGCAGTCATTGAACTGCGTGCACGTTTTGATGAAGAATCCAATATTGCGGTGGCCAATGTCCTGCAAGAAGCGGGTGCAGTCGTGGTCTACGGCATTGTCGGTTACAAGACTCACGCCAAGATGATTCTGGTGGTGCGCCGGGAAAATAACAAACTGGTGCGCTATGTGCATCTGGGTACCGGTAACTATCATGCCGGCAATGCGCGAATCTATACCGATTATGGTCTGTTAACGACGGATAAAGATTTGTGTGAAGATGTGCATCGTATTTTCCAGGAACTGACCGGTATGGGGAAAATGGCCAAGCTGAAAAAGTTGCTGCATGCGCCGTTTACCTTACATGCCCAGTTACTGAACTATATCGATAATGAAATTGCCTATGCTCAGGCAGGGAAACCGGCGCAGATCATTGTCAAAGTCAATGCGCTGACCGAAATGCAGTTGATTAACAAACTCTATGAAGCCTCTCAGGCCGGGGTACAGATTGACCTGATTATCCGCTCGATTTGCAGTTTGCGTCCGGGGTTGCCGGGTCTGTCGGAAAACATTCGGGTGCGTTCAATTGTTGGACGTTTCCTGGAACATACCCGCGTGTATTATTTCAGCAATAATGGCAGTGCACGGATTTACTGTTCAAGTGCAGACTGGATGGACCGTAACCTGTTTAATCGGGTCGAGGCCTGTTTCCCGGTGGAAGATGAAGCCTTGAAAAAACGTATCTATCAACAGGGTCTGTTGAATTACCTGAAAGACAACCAGCAATCCTGGTTATTGCAAGGTGATGGTACCTGGCTGCGGGCACAGCCAAAAGAAGGTGAAAAACCACATAATGCACAACGTATTCTGTTAGAGCTGTTTAAATAA
- a CDS encoding response regulator, whose protein sequence is MASLLPAPVLVIRSPTGLDLSKIQTVLQQLGYQPDMLLYADNMLSAQSMITEHLPNLILYHAATTSEISVIRPLKQQSLDTPVIAILNTHSTALIYSALLSGADSYMQHHDSLPQFADSLKTVLRGGAYIHTELADYLLHQPSVKACLNFAELQLLQVMSQHKSQTERQNQLQMKDYQMYSQVKHIYRKLIRLSLNSSIVCSK, encoded by the coding sequence TTGGCTAGCCTTTTGCCTGCACCGGTTTTAGTGATTCGTTCACCGACTGGACTCGACCTGTCAAAAATCCAGACCGTGCTACAGCAACTCGGCTATCAGCCAGATATGCTGCTGTATGCGGACAATATGCTGTCCGCACAATCCATGATTACTGAACATCTGCCTAATCTGATTCTTTATCATGCAGCAACAACTTCAGAGATCAGTGTGATCCGTCCGCTGAAACAGCAAAGCCTAGATACGCCCGTTATTGCCATACTCAATACTCATTCCACAGCACTGATCTATTCAGCCTTGCTGTCCGGCGCAGATAGCTATATGCAGCATCATGATTCATTACCCCAGTTCGCTGATAGTCTAAAAACTGTCTTGCGCGGTGGAGCCTACATTCATACTGAATTGGCAGACTATCTCCTGCACCAGCCCAGCGTTAAAGCCTGTCTCAACTTCGCTGAATTACAGTTATTACAAGTAATGAGTCAGCATAAATCGCAAACCGAACGACAAAACCAGCTTCAGATGAAAGATTATCAGATGTATAGTCAGGTCAAACACATCTATCGAAAACTGATCAGACTCAGCTTAAACAGTTCAATTGTATGTTCGAAATAA